A window of Fusarium fujikuroi IMI 58289 draft genome, chromosome FFUJ_chr10 genomic DNA:
CTAAGAATGCAGAGATATATCAGGACCAATTGTCATATCAGAGTTTCCTTGCAGGATAATTCAAGGTTTATTTGAAGATAACTGAGTGGCTCAAGCCTAAAGGCTTATCCATAACGCGGATTCTTAAACTTTGTGCAAGCTCGGCGAGGTATGAACTCCAAAAGCTTAATAAACCCAGAATCTTTCTGCAGTCAAGAAGCTTCCCATGACCCAGTAGAATCAGGTGATTGATTAGATTCGtaaatttaggtatatttGTTCGAAGGATGAAAACTAAAGTTACAAATTGTCTTTCTCACCCCATCAATCTTTTGTCTTCCATAGCAACAGACTATCTCTCCCCAATCAATCAGACTCGACATCTTCGGTTTCTAGTTGACAAATGGTCTTGCTTGGCATCGCGTCACGTTCGTACCATGTTACTCACCCAATCTCAATGGGACAACCGACAGACTTGACAGCAAAATGTCAAAATAAGCTGCGTGGACCAGGCCCTTGACCCTGGTGTTCAAGAAATACCGCCCATTCCCAGCATTTGTAATCTGGCAGCGACGAAACTCAATGCACAACCCACGACCAAGATCAATAAAAAGACGCAACCCTGGTCATGACTCCGGCATCCCTCTCCTCATCACTCAAATTCTCCAAGGTCGCAATAAAAAATGTCTGATCAACCTTCAACTTTGAAACCTCAACCCAGAATCTCTCCCCTTCCAATTCCCTCGGGAACTTGTCTCCAAAGAACACTGCCATCAGTTAGcaagatcctcaagctcGTATTATGTTGCAATAAGACTTACTAAATGGAACTGTATAAACTTTGAACctctcaagatcaaagacCTGAATCTTTTCCTGCTCAGTCCTCGTCACCGCAAGGCCGATCTTATTCGGCTTCGCCCCAGCTTTCAGCAGCCGCACTAGAATCTCCATGACGTTTCTCCAGTGATCTAAATCAGCAGACTTGTGGTACTCCGTCGGCAGATCCCACAGTTTGATACGACTTTGTTGACTCATCAATCCCCAGGCTGCTGTGTCGACGATGCTGAAGTTGTTGCAGTCCAATAACGTCAAGTCAAGggactcttcttcctcttgaagCAAATACCGAACAGCTCCAACGTTGGCTGTCAGTGCGGCGATGTGCAGTGCAGTTCTCCCCTTGAACTCGCCCTCTGCAACTTGAGCGTTGAGATGCTCTGGCTCATACCATTTCTGAACGATCAGCCTCAGCGCTGCGTTGGCCATGGTACTACTGGTCTGATACTCAGGGAAATACGCAACCTGATGAAGTGCAGTAAAGCTCGAATCTGACATCTTACATACATCCCACAAGCACGAATCGGGAAGATCCAGTTTTAAGACCTGTTCGAGCTGGAGAATAGCGTTAGAGTAGGATTTACAGCGACGGAGGAGTAAGCCCAAAATGGTCTCGTCTGATGTGCTGACTTGCTGTGTAAGATCACACAAACCAGTGTCGTAAAACCAGCGAGCGAGGATGAACTTTCCACTCATGAGGGCTTTGGTGTAGTGAAGATAGTAATCCGTTTTGGGGTCTCTATGCTTCCTGAATACGTCGAGATACTCAACATTGTTCGGCAAACCTCTGAACGACCCATGGTAAAGATGCCACTGCTCTGGTGAGAGGTCGTCTGCTTGCGAGTAACAAAGCAGCACATCAAATGTGATCCAATCTTGTGTCGCTCCCGCGATGAGAATGAACTCCATCCACTTCCGCGGTGTTGGTCTCGGTATTTTTCCAGAACCGAAAAGATAGTCCAGCACGAATGGCTGCCCGTGTTGAACAGCCAGGCGATGGACGTCGTCTGTATCAGCGCCGTAGTCTACCAGCAAATCGAAAGTCTTCACAAATGCTTCCTGATGGTATTTACCATGGAAGAGAACTCTTCTGCCTATACCCTGCGCAGCATATGTTACGCACCAAGCGATGATGGGGTTGTCCTGTCCCGAACTGTCATTCGACCCAAACTTCCGTTGGTACGTGTCGAGGaagtccttgatcttctcttTAGCTACATTCCGCAGTAAGATCTCAAGCATGTAGTATTGATGGTTCATCGCGGCAAACCAGACGGGGGAGACATGGGACATGCCACCAAAGGTATCAGAATACGAAAACTCCAGACCAGGAAGATCAAATGGATCAGCGCCAGAGGTGACCAAGGCCTGGGCTGCGACACTATTATTCGTGGCGACGGCCCATGTCAATGGTGTTCCGTCAACATCACCGTACGTTGAATCCAGGCCTTGTCGATAGCGATGTCCAGCCTTTGAACGCGCTTCCAGACCTGCACCAGCCTCAACCAACCGTCGACATACCTCAGGAATATCAACGTCGTCGAAAGAGCTGAGAAAATGAAGCGGAGTAGTTCTTTCATCGCTTGCGACCGAGGGATCAGCACCACAACTCAAGAGATGAAAGACCACGTCCCTGTGCCCTGCTCTTGAAGCCCAAAGAAGAGGGGATTCATTCCATTCGTTCACATGGTTGACATTGACAAGCCCATGGTCCGTTAATTGTTTCAAGAGCTCAAGGCGGTTGGACATGGCACAGAGAAGTACAGTTTGGCCTTGATTAGCATCCATGCCGATTCGGTGACGGATTCGAGTCTCGTGAAATAGTTCGTGGTCCGCAAGCGTCTTTTGATCCCAATATTGCAGTGGAGTTTCAATTCCAAGACCAGAGTATCTTGTACGCAGTAAGTCGGTTGCTTGGGTGTACAAGTCTGGATCCAGGGCCTGTAAGCGGCGTTTCGCAGTCTCACTGCCGTGGCAAATACCATCCCTCAGCCACGCTAGCTCGATATCTCTCGACCTTGGGAAATCCCGTCTTAGGGAGACGTATAGGTGGCCAACAATACCACGAGCGCCGTAGTGCCCTTCTTCCGCTGCTTGGAGAAGCATTGCAAGTGATTCATCGATTGTACCTTGGCTTTTGGAATGGAGCTGAACAGTTCGCAGATTGAACATTGAGTACTGCCAAGCTGCTTCTGTACGACGAGCTTGTTCTTCCTTGGGATCTTGTGCGACCCTCTTCACTTCTCGCATGACATTGCTTATGATCCCGGGTGGTAGGACCCTGAGTGTCCCCATGGAAGAATCTGCCTGTACACAAGATCAGATCATGCTTGAAGCTCTGAGCATTGTTCCACATACCTCTAGAACGGCTCTTCCCTGCCGAAGGGTTATCGCCTCGTCGGGCTTCGGATCTCTGAGCTTCCGCCTAGCTAAATTAGCAAAGCCCACCGTATCACAATGAGTTCTCACCATCGCTTCCAAGTTTCGGCAACATGAGTAGCGGCGACACTCTCGGGTACTTGATCGATTCCAGGGAGATCCGAAACGCTTCCACCATGTTTGATGTGACTGGTGGTCTGATTGAGCCACTCCGTCGACCTTCCTAGTCGTAGGACtctcttgatatcatcttcgGTCGGCTCATCAAGGCCTATTCGATGAATATCCGTCCTTTGCtagaagaatgaagaaacTTACCTGGCTGAAGCCATATGTCCTGCTCTTGTGGGTTCATTTTAATAGGTCCACTCTTTTTGAAGTCCTCCGTATAGAGCCCGCGGAACTCTTCCCATATGAGATACTGATGCATGACGATTCGCATATTCTCCAGCAGTGCTTTCATACTGGAACGAGATTTCGGCTGAACTAATGTCATCATGATAACAGAGGccatgtcatcaacaaccttgtGGATCGAATACATGCTCTTGGAAGGCTCTGTCTTCTCTTCGGGACCGAGGATATCCTCCATTCGCATAAGACAATGATAAACCGTAGCTGGaatcctcttctcatcatttcGTTTCATCTGTTCGAAGAACGCATCTCTCGTCAGACCATCGTCTTTTACTGAGTCTAGTAATAAGTGCATCATATCTCCAGCGAGCAGTCGCCATAGAACTAGGCCGACAGAGTATACATCCGCTTTGGTAAGTTGGTCACCGTCCAAATGGTCCCGGCATTCAGGTGCTTGCCAGAATCCTGAGCCAAAAGGGAGCTTCATGGGAGATTTGATGTCTGATCGAAGGAGAGATGATCCAAAATCAGCAATTTTGGCGACATACGTGAGCTGGGGATCTCTGAATATGAGAACGTTTGCTGGTTTGATGTCACCGTGAATGATTCCAACGTCGTGTAGGGCCCGAACACCAGTAGCGATATCCACAGCAAGACCCAATACCTTGCGATACTCCACGGCTTTCGGATTGTCCAAGAACTTTTCCAGATCAATTTCTGCTGCTTCAAGTACAAATGAAGGCATCAAAACTCCATCCTTGACAGACTTCCAGCAGATTCCCAATAATTGCACGATATTCGGATGGTTCTTGATAAACTTGTTTCGCAGGATCTGCAACTCCATCGCCATAGAAGACCACATCTTGCGACTCCTAGCACTGTTTAGATCACCATCCGGCCGCGGAATCTTGACAGCAACAAGTTCAGGTAGATTTGTGGCTTCTGGCAATAGGTCATCGTTGCGATTGAGGAACCGGGCCTCAAGGAGATCTTTCGATCTTGCGAGGCATACTGAGAAATAACCGCCTTTGTTGGATCGGACTTGGACGTCGATACTCGCGTCGTCGATTAGAACGCTGAGGAGCGTCAAGGAAAGATCGAGACGTTGATGCGTTATGAGAAAAGTGGACATGAACGATAAGAGATCATGATCGCGCTGTTTGGCTTCGCTAGCCATTGTATAAACTTGAACAGCGTCACTACGGTACGGCCCGTTTGAAGCCACGGGACTCGAGTGGAGATGAAACCGGGGACGTCGATATTTTGAAGACCGGAGCTGAGACGCAGCATGAACCTGGCGGTTTCAGCCGCACCTCACTAACTCAGCTAGCTCGTCACAGTGGTCAACATCTATTGAGTGATATTGATAGTGGCGGCACTGCCCCTCACAAGGCACACTACATGATAGCCAATGGTAGCCATCGTCATCTCAGCTGGTTTCAACCCCCTCATCGTGGCAGTGCCGGACATCCGTGTCACGAGTAAAACAGCCctcaggaagcaagaaaacataaGACTTCACAAGAATATGTTTGAACAAACTTAGTAAAGACTTCCTTAAACTTAGAATAAATTGCCCAAGTCTTAAATCACTTAAGATAAAGGTCTcaggttttcttgcctctcaTTGGCATCCTACATCGACAACTCTCCCTTCTCACCGTTTCTCAATATTCGCTGGATGGTCACCATGACCGATCCAACTGGCACAGCTGGCACCGCCCTAGGCGCGACCAGTCTCTTTCTCCAAATCTTCCAAGGCTGCGTCGATGGCTTTTCCGTCTGGCAGAAGGGAGAAACCCTAGCTTCTGACGCTCTCATCTTCAAAGCACGCCTCGAAATGCAAGCCGCACGGTTCAAAGCCTGGGGTCTAGACTGGGGATTTGACAGAGGACCTGATGCTGCTTGTTGGAAGGATGATCGCTTCATCGAGAATGGTGATCTCGCCGTCAAGTACGTCGTCATCATTTACGGCTTCTTGGACTCGCTTGGTGAACTATCACAAGAATTCCCGGCGTTGGCATCTGCAGAGAATTTCCCTGTTTCAGCGGCGACCTCGCTTGGGGCCATGCTCCGAATGGCGTTCAAGGACTCTCAGGAGCGGGAAGAGTGGActaagaagcttgaagcgATGCGCGATGAGGCTAAAGTCTCAGAGAAGTTGCGATGGGCTCTCAAAGAAGGGGAGATCACAAAGACgctcgagcttcttgagtcgATGATTGACGATCTCTGCAAGTTCTTTAAACCTCCTGAAAATGACCCTGTCGCTTTACAAGTTGCTAATTCTCTGCTTTCGTCGCTTAACATCTCTAAACTCAACGCAGTTGCTGCCGGTGCGCCAGATGACTCGATGCTGCGGAGTCTAgctcttctcaaagtcatGGTGCTGCAGCTTCAACTCGGTGCCCGCAATTCAGAGAAGGTGGATGAGAAAGATAGGTCTCTACGTGAAACGGGGCCGCTCGATGAGCGAATGAGGCGATCAATCGGGGTGTTTCGGAAGGGTACCAACTGCACTGATGTCTTGGTGGAGTGGAAACTGATCGATGGTTCTCACATCCCTCCCGGACACACTGCAGCGACGTACCGGGCGATGGCTGGAAATCGTATTAAGAATCTTGCACGTCTTCTGAAGTGGAGCTCAAGGCTTGAAGATCTTAGAACATTGGACTGCATTGGCGTCATCACGCGTGATGGACCATCCGACGATGAAGTCCGATACGGCATCATATTCAGCATGCCAACGAAGAAGTACACGACACTGAAGACTATTCTCGAGGGGCCCCAGGACAACATTTATCTCGACGACTGGTTCAAAGTCGCGAAGAGCGTTACACGAGCGGTATTGTGCTTGCACCTTACAGGCTGGCTGCACAAAGGACTTCGCAGCGAGAACATTCTGTACTTCCAAGATGACGCAGGTGATCTTTCTTATGAAGAGCCTTATCTAGCCGGTTTCGAGTACAGCCGAGAGATCTCAGCACCAGGACAAACAGAAGGTGTGACAGATGATCTGGAAGCAAATCTGTATCGAcatgaagaagttcaaggtgTACCAGAGGAGCCGTCCGAGGATGACCAAGGACAAGCAGGCAAAACTCCTTTCGCAATGAAGCACGATATCTATAGCATCGGCATCCTGCTACTTGAGCTTGGCCTCCAAAAGCCAATTATCCAGCTGTatgaagaagccatgaaGGCTGAGGAGTACGAGCATTCCGCCGCTGCGTTTCGGGCATGGATACTGAGCGGGGTACTGTCGAAACTTGGACGATCGAGAGGAAAGGAGTATATGAAGGCTGCCGAGTTGTGTCTGAAATCAGATTTTGAAGGTTCCTCGACGGATGAGATGCAACAAGCGTTCTATAAGAGCGTTGTGAGACCTATAAGTTCCTCTTGGGTGAAGTGAAGCGTGAAGCAGGAATGTGCCTTAGCAGCCAAATGGCAGGCTGCTGATTTTGATACAACATTTTAGATCCAGTTGTTTCGACACCTCGAATAATaatctcaacatcttctgTAATcaaccagcaacaagaggGAGGGAACGAGCATTTAGGATCTTGACCCTAAGAAAAACACAAAAATAAGtaagtttagtataattttataaaagtttaGCAGACCTCAGGCTTTTAGGACCCCAAATTCATAATAGATTTATTCTGGCTCTCAGCGCCTGGGCGCTCGAAAATGGAGGTGTAGCGCTTTATCGTCTCTTGCCACATGAGGTTTAGCGCTCTTCGCCTAAACCGTGGGCCGTTACCCGTTGCAGCCTAGCGCTGTACTACAAAGAGCAGAGACTTTTTGCCCGTTATCAAAATCCCAGCAAGGTCAACAAAGAAAAATGCAGCGCTTCCGCCttcccatcaacaacatccttcaGCACCCGCGccaacttcttccactcACAACACTTTTTGCATCACAGCCTATCACTCCTTTCCCCTCTTTTCTGATGGACGGCGGATCAAGACGTCGCGGCGGTCGCGGTGGCAACCGTCGAGGCTTCAGCTCTCGTGGCGGCGGCCGCGGCGGCGGTCGTTCAAACCAGCCTCGCAACCCACAGATCAAGACTGAGAATGAGTCGCCAGATGTCGAGATGGCTTCACCTTCGCCTGCGCCGGCGCCGGCGCCACCGCTCACTGAAGAGCCTACCTCTCGTCGCTTCGACAGCTTGTTGGAGAACAACAAGGTCAACCCTCTCATCGTGCGCACCATCACAAATGACATGAAGTTTGAGTTCATGACGCCCGTTCAAGCTGCGACCATGGATGAACTTCTCCCCCCGAACCGCAGCGACTGCCTCGTCCAGGCGCGCACCGGCACCGGCAAGACAATGGCGTTTTTGATCCCTGCGCTGCAGACTATGATTAACCAGAACAGAGCTGCCGGCGATGGCATTTCCCTGCTTGTTATTTCACCGACTCGTGAGCTCGCGCTTCAGATCTCTGCCGAGGCGAAGAGGGTTCTTCAAGGACTTCCCAAGTATCGCGTTCAGGTTGCTATTGGAGGAACGAACAAGGATCGTGAGGAGCGGGCCATTCTTGCTGGTTGTGAGATTCTCATCGCTACGCCCGGTCGTCTTCTGGATCACATGTCCAACGAGGATATCGTGTACAGCATGCGCAAGCTCAACACTCTTGTTCTCGACGAGGCAGACCGTCTTCTCGACATGGGCTTTATGAAAGATCTGCGGGACATTGTTGGCCGTCTTCCcgacaagaccaagtccGACCGACAAGGCATGCTCTTCTCCGCCACCATCGCTCCCCACGTCGAGCAAGTCGCTGGTCTCGTCCTCTCACCGGGCTACAAGTTCATCTCGACCATTCCCGCTGGTGAAGCCAACACCCACGAGCGCGTTCCCCAGTTCCTCGTCCAAGTTCCTACCTTTGCCGACGTTGCGCCCGCCATGGTTGGCTGTATTCGTGAGGAAGCTACTCGCGGCCAGGCCTTCAAGGCAATTCTTTTCGCGCCGACCGCTGCCATCGCTGATTTCTACGGACGTCTTTTGGAGGATCTTCCCGGCCTTCCCCCCGTTTCGATCTTGCACAGCCGCATGAGCCAGAACAAGCGCACAAAAATCACCAACGACTACCGGACTGCTCGCAGCGCTATTCTCGTTGCTACCGATGTCGTCGCTCGTGGAATGGACTTCCCTGGCGTCACCACCGTCATCCAAGTTGGTATGCCCGCCGACAAGCAGAGCTACATTCACCGTCTCGGCCGAACAGCACGAGCCGACGCTGAAGGCCGCGGAATCCTGATCGTTTGCGACGCAGAGGGTTTCTTCCCCAAGTACTCCCTCAAAGAAATCAACCTCATCGCCCGCGAAGCCGACCTCTCACCCAGCCAAGACGTCATCGAAGTCGccgagaagatggaggatgacgagaAGTCTCGTGTTTACCAAGCTTGGCTGGGCTACTACAACAGTCACATGAAGGCTCTCCGCTGGGACAAGGAGGAACTTGTTCGACAAGCCAATGTTTACGCGCGTGAGGGTCTGGGATCGCCTGACGTGCCTACTATTCAGAAAAGCACGGCTGGCAAGATGGGTTTGAGAGGTGTGCGGGGGTTGAACACGGTTGCTGATCGACCTCGTCAGAAACATGGTGCTACTGGTGGACACGGGGATAATGGACGCGGAAAGCGAGGACGCAACTAGGGTTATGACAAAAATGGCTGGTTGGGTTGGAGTTGGGGATATTACGACATTACAGAAACAAGTGTATTTGTTTAGATATGAGTGCAGCATAGACTTTTTAGACTAGACATCTGAGATGTCGTGATGATCAAAACTCTGTTTATGGTATCATGCTTTACCAGGATGCCTTTGAACTTATGAATCGTGCAATCTCGGTTTCTGCCTAGTTTTGTGAATTTGTATGCGGAAACAAAGAGATTTACTCGAACAAAATCTCTTCATCTGACATGGATTTGATATCATGTGAGTTAAAATGCTTCTACTTTTGCATGAGTATAGCGATGCGGTGTTGCAGCCTTGATGCTCTACCCTGCGGTCAGACAACTGGCCCGGAAAATCAATGACCCGctctgatgaggatgcctGTTGAATGCTGACGATGCTCACCTCTTCACCGTCACGCTCCCGCCGTTTTTTTTATATCAGGTATCCATCCTTCATCAATTTGTACAAATTCATCATATTGCATCAGTGAGGCAAAATGGATCAGCAGCGGCTGTTAACCGAGTTCCTCCGTCCAAACTCTACTTCCAAACAAGACTCTTCATCCGACTCACCCAAATCCGGGAGAATCATGCCGCCACGAAAATGCAAAGCCTCGTCGCGTCACAATATCGAAAGTGGCACATCCCCCCTCCTGACGCTCCCAGCCGAGATCCGTCTCGAAATATATcgccatctcctcatctccaaggcCTACGCCGAACTTCACTACTGCACCTCTAAAAAATTCCGTCTCATCCCCAAAGAACCATGGGACTGCCCTCTCGAAATCCATCCAAATATCTTGCTCACCTGTTggattattaataaagaagctaCGCCGATCTTGTACTCGGAAAACGTTTTTCGAAGGGGTTATTGCTGGCCGCGCCGCTATGCTGTTGGGCGACACAGAATGTGGCCGATCTGTGATACGTCGCCTTTGACCAAGGTTAATTTCGCTTATATTTCACGATTGCACCTTTTTAGAGATTACGAGCACTGGTTTTGTGATGgaaagctcaagatcttcaCTGACTTTCCGCAACTGAAAGATCTTGATATTCACATTGATCAGAATGACTGCGCCGATGGGATCAACATGAGCGAGTTTCCATACCAAACCCTCAAAGCAATCCGCTCAGATCTTCGGTCATTTAAGATGGAAATCCGTCTTGATTTCCACGAAAAAGCACATACAGACTGGCTAGCCAAATGCAGAGACCTTAAGACAGAGAACTTCAGTATTCATTTGGACAAGAAGCGCGCGCTGGAGACATGGTTCGAACACGAGGGACTGTTTGCTGATAGATCACTTTTCTGGCGTTTCAAAACGCAGCGTTCAGAGTGGTGCGGACCGTCATGTTACATCAGTTTTGCTTTTGACGACAAGCGCTTGGAGTATGAGTTTATCGATTTGGAGGTCTGGGATGATAGTGACGGCAAGTTTGGGCGTTTGAAGACCTCTGAGGAGAATGCGAGTTCGTTGGTCTTAAGGGAATAAGCAAAGAAAATAAGACATTTTTAATGAAACACTGTCGACCCGTCCCCgcggggagcaagaaaacaccggaccttgatatacggtgtcaaaataaacttagcaaagagtcccctaagctCAGGCTAGTTTACCTAAGCATTTTTGTCAcctagggtcaaggtcctacgctttctttcctccccctAGCCGTCCCCAAGATTTGAGGCGGCTACGACGCCACTGTCAGCTCCCGTCATCCCCGGGTCATAGCGTAGCAGGGTACCTGCGCGATCACTCGCCTGTTTGGGTTAGGTGCAGTGTGATTTGGCTTCCCGTTGGAATGATGGGCGCTATAATCATTCCTCGGCTAGAGGGGGGGCATGAAGTCTGAGACTCAGATTTTGGTGTCATGCTTTCTGTCCGGTGAGGCGGGATCGATCTGGGCCAGAATGAAGGGGCTAGACCAGGAACGTAGTTGGACTAATCTTAGCAGGGTCACTACTAAAACACCTTAGGCCCCAGGGATTATTTCCGTTTTATTCctgtcttcttgtcttgcagagcctcaagatgATTGTCTCGAGGGTTTTGTTCCTCCTCTGTTTCGCATTGTTGGCGACGGCCATTTCGCTGTCAGAGGTACCCTCATGCGCAGTAAGTTCGGGAAGCAGATTGTTTTATTCCCCGTAAGACTGACACGTGTAGATACCATGTATCCTCGAAACGATGGACTCGTCGGGCGAAACGAATGCGAATATCAGATCGATGTGCGATGACCCGGACTTTCAGACCAATGTGTTGAATTGTGTTACCGGAGTATGCACCGCGCAAGAGATACAAGGTATGTCTGATGGGTATTGGCTGCATGTCTGGTAGTTGACATCATGCAGGCTTTATAGTTATGGGAAAAGAGTTATGTCAGATGCCGCTGCAGGATAATCGACAAGAGTATCGAGCCACAATCATTGTATTCGCGACGTTGtcatttttcttctttgtgtTGAGGGTGACGTCCAAGATCGTGACCAAGAATACATGGGGCACTGATGATACTTGGGCAGCTATCACTTTTGTATACTGGCTCTCGCTCGGTTTGCTGATGATTTGCTAACGATGGACAGTGCCTTTTGATACCATTCACGGTGTTCACACTCCTCGGTATGACCTATTCATGCTGTATGCGTATGGTATCCAGCTAATAGCTCACAGCAATCCATCACGGCCTCGGACTCGCTACGCCATTGTTTACCAAGAATGACCTGTCTCAAgcccttaaggtagttaaaCAAATGCATAGTTAGATATTTTGCTGAGGATTCAGTTGTAGGAGATCTTTGTCCTTCACCTTCTGTATGTCTGCGGCCTCGCAGCAGCCAAGACAtcgattcttttcttttatctgcGCGTGTTCCAAGACCCTACCTTCAGAACCCTCGTCTGGATAACACACGCCTTCAACGTCTTGTCTACTGTCACCTTGGTCACTCTCGCCCTGACGCTCGGGCGGTCCGCAAGTTATCTCTTAGGCAACACTGCAGATTCCGTGTCCAGTTTGACCAGATACTCGAAAGCTCTCAAGGTTGTGTTGGCGCACTGCGTGGTCAACCTGGCGGTCGACATTTGGATGCTTATTCTGCCGATGACTCAGCTTTACAACATAGGgctgaagctcaacaagaagatcaacgTCATTGCAATGTTTGGCTTGGGTTTATTGTAAGTCTGACGATGCTCTGACCGTTTGGTTCGGTGCATATCTGACAAATGACAGCCTCACAGTAGTCAGCCTGGTCCGCACGATATTTTCGGCACAGTTCCTCGCTGATCCCGCAGAAGCGCGTAAGTCCATCTTATCAAGTAGCCTATTAACTATCGCCTATTGACTAACGCCGACAGAAACGGGCCAACAGCAAGTCGTTCTTTGGGCGTGTATCGAGACATACATGGGCGCCATAGTAGCCTGCGCACCTTCAACACGCCAGCTTATTCGCAAGGTGATTTATCTGATGAGGAAGCAGAAAGAAGGACAGTCAACAGACAAACCTATCTTCATTGACAGGTCGTTGGCGCCGATAccggatgaagaagatatgCCGACGCTGAGTGACGTTGGGGGACTGACGATTGTTACAGTCAGTAGTGGACAGACGGCAGTGTCGGGGATGGAGCACGAGATGGAGACTGTTAGGaagctaggggaggaaagaaatctCGgaacctcgatcctaaatgCCAAAAAGAATTAGGTAGCTTAGCATAGGTGTAGGTAAGTTAGTATAGGCTGGGGATACCTTTTgttgagtttattttgataccctATGTCTAGGTCTGacgttttcttgctccccgaggtaAGGCTGTTGGCGGATGAGTGGAAGAGCATTGCATACTGAAGAGCGAATCATTTTCTTGGGCAGCATTTTATGATAGCGATTTAATACCATGTACCTTGCAGAAAAAGTCAGCAGACATAATGGTTGGGTTTCCGAAACGCCGAGCCATGTCCATCGGAGTAACGCCAGTTGCGTGACACCAACTCTCACAGAAACAAACAAGCGCACACTCACTATTTCcagattaatattaaagtaatcTTGGCTTTTAAACaagaaactaaaattaaactgtcaaagacaaaacaagacaaagcgagcgagcgaggGTGGATAAAGGGCAAAACCCGTCGGAAACAAGCATCGTCATTATTTTAGATCCGCCAATCAGCGAAGGATACAGAAAACTTGGCACATCTCGATGCAACTGACGTCACTGGCTGCGGGAAATATGTATTATGACAGAGAAAACGCGGGATAGCACCCATGACCACGTATTAAGCGGTGTGCAACCCTTTCATACGGAAATGCCATCATTGTGCGACCTGAAGACCCTGGATCGGGGGTTGAGACATATATACGCCGATGATCTGcaacttttcttcttttgtttAAATGTCTCGGGTCGTTGGGCATCAAACCTACGCACTGATCTCATGCGCTGGTAAAAAGAATTATCCTCTGAGACAAAGAACTTACACAAAACAACC
This region includes:
- a CDS encoding related to RNA helicase MSS116, with protein sequence MQRFRLPINNILQHPRQLLPLTTLFASQPITPFPSFLMDGGSRRRGGRGGNRRGFSSRGGGRGGGRSNQPRNPQIKTENESPDVEMASPSPAPAPAPPLTEEPTSRRFDSLLENNKVNPLIVRTITNDMKFEFMTPVQAATMDELLPPNRSDCLVQARTGTGKTMAFLIPALQTMINQNRAAGDGISLLVISPTRELALQISAEAKRVLQGLPKYRVQVAIGGTNKDREERAILAGCEILIATPGRLLDHMSNEDIVYSMRKLNTLVLDEADRLLDMGFMKDLRDIVGRLPDKTKSDRQGMLFSATIAPHVEQVAGLVLSPGYKFISTIPAGEANTHERVPQFLVQVPTFADVAPAMVGCIREEATRGQAFKAILFAPTAAIADFYGRLLEDLPGLPPVSILHSRMSQNKRTKITNDYRTARSAILVATDVVARGMDFPGVTTVIQVGMPADKQSYIHRLGRTARADAEGRGILIVCDAEGFFPKYSLKEINLIAREADLSPSQDVIEVAEKMEDDEKSRVYQAWLGYYNSHMKALRWDKEELVRQANVYAREGLGSPDVPTIQKSTAGKMGLRGVRGLNTVADRPRQKHGATGGHGDNGRGKRGRN